From Candidatus Amarolinea dominans, a single genomic window includes:
- the aroC gene encoding chorismate synthase — MLRFLTAGESHGPCLTAILEGMPAGLPLTREAIDRDLARRQVAYGAGGRMKIEKDRVSLTAGVVAGQTTGAPIALTIANRDYQAWQAKSIPPLTVPRPGHADLTGAIKYGYRDLRLALERASARETAARVAVGALCKCLLAEFGITIGSYVTMIGGVSAGDLGHLTYRERFALAEQNDVRCPDVTALEAMHRRIREIMQARDTAGGLFEVVALDVPPGLGSHVQWDRRLSARLLGALASIHAIKGVEIGDAFAHAARPGTEVHDEIFLAEDGSLTRGSNRAGGFEGGITTGQPIVLRAAMKPISTTLNPRRSVDLASGAEAVTVYERSDFSAVPRAAVVGEAMVAFVLADALLEKLGGDSLAEMRPRGAALRQSRLADLPMDNVPWQFAYLLAAAETQP; from the coding sequence ATGTTACGATTTTTGACCGCGGGCGAATCGCATGGGCCGTGCCTGACTGCGATTCTGGAAGGGATGCCGGCCGGCTTGCCGCTGACGCGGGAGGCGATTGATCGTGATCTGGCCCGGCGCCAGGTGGCCTACGGGGCCGGCGGGCGCATGAAGATCGAAAAGGACCGCGTCAGTCTGACGGCCGGCGTGGTGGCCGGCCAGACGACCGGCGCGCCCATTGCCCTGACCATCGCCAATCGCGATTACCAGGCCTGGCAGGCGAAGTCCATCCCCCCGCTGACCGTGCCGCGGCCCGGTCACGCCGATCTGACTGGTGCGATCAAATATGGCTATCGCGACCTGCGCCTGGCGCTGGAACGGGCCAGCGCGCGCGAGACGGCCGCGCGCGTGGCGGTGGGCGCGCTGTGCAAATGCCTGTTGGCCGAATTCGGCATCACCATTGGCAGTTACGTGACCATGATCGGCGGCGTCAGCGCGGGCGACCTGGGACATTTGACGTACCGCGAACGCTTTGCGCTGGCGGAGCAGAACGATGTGCGCTGTCCTGACGTGACCGCGCTGGAGGCCATGCACCGGCGCATCCGGGAGATCATGCAGGCCAGGGACACGGCCGGCGGCCTGTTCGAGGTGGTGGCGCTGGACGTGCCGCCAGGCCTGGGGTCGCACGTGCAGTGGGACCGCCGCCTGAGTGCGCGCCTGCTGGGCGCATTGGCCAGCATCCACGCCATCAAAGGGGTGGAGATTGGCGACGCCTTTGCCCACGCGGCCCGGCCCGGTACGGAGGTGCATGATGAGATTTTCCTGGCCGAAGATGGATCGCTGACGCGCGGCAGCAACCGCGCCGGTGGTTTCGAGGGCGGCATCACCACCGGGCAACCGATCGTGCTGCGCGCGGCGATGAAGCCGATCAGCACCACCCTCAACCCGCGGCGGTCCGTTGACCTGGCCAGCGGCGCGGAGGCCGTCACCGTCTACGAGCGCTCCGATTTCAGCGCAGTACCGCGCGCGGCCGTGGTGGGCGAGGCGATGGTCGCCTTCGTCCTGGCCGATGCCTTGCTCGAAAAACTCGGCGGTGACAGCCTGGCCGAGATGCGGCCGCGCGGCGCGGCGCTGCGCCAGTCTCGCCTGGCCGATCTGCCCATGGATAACGTGCCCTGGCAGTTCGCCTACCTGCTGGCCGCAGCAGAGACCCAACCATGA
- a CDS encoding response regulator transcription factor, with product MSDRILVVEDEPKIANLLRRGLLYEGYTVDVAVDGENGLQMARDTPPDLVILDIMLPGIDGLEVCRRLRAASDVPIVMLTAKDSIPDRVAGLDSGADGYISKPFSFEELLARIRALLRRVRVNTVPREEVRFGDLVLNYATREVLRGTRRLELTAKEFDVLQLFMQHPRQVLTRDIIYERIWDYDFGGESNIIEVYIRYLRTKLEANGEPRLLQTVRGVGYVLREE from the coding sequence ATGAGCGATCGAATCCTTGTTGTCGAAGATGAACCGAAGATTGCCAACCTGCTGCGCCGTGGCCTGCTCTACGAAGGCTACACGGTAGATGTCGCGGTGGATGGAGAAAACGGCCTGCAAATGGCCCGTGACACCCCGCCCGACCTCGTCATCCTGGACATCATGCTGCCGGGCATTGACGGGCTGGAGGTGTGCCGGCGGTTGCGCGCGGCCAGCGATGTCCCCATCGTCATGCTGACGGCCAAAGATTCCATTCCCGATCGCGTGGCTGGCCTGGACAGCGGCGCCGATGGTTACATTTCCAAGCCGTTCAGCTTCGAAGAGCTGCTGGCGCGCATCCGCGCCCTCCTGCGCCGCGTGCGCGTCAACACGGTCCCACGCGAGGAGGTTCGCTTCGGCGATCTCGTGCTCAACTACGCCACGCGCGAGGTACTGCGCGGCACGCGTCGCCTGGAGCTGACCGCCAAAGAGTTCGATGTGCTGCAGCTTTTCATGCAACACCCGCGCCAGGTGCTGACGCGCGACATCATCTATGAGCGCATCTGGGACTATGACTTTGGCGGCGAGTCGAATATCATCGAGGTCTACATTCGCTACCTGCGCACCAAGTTGGAAGCCAACGGCGAACCACGCCTGCTGCAAACGGTGCGCGGGGTGGGCTACGTCCTGCGCGAGGAATAG
- a CDS encoding MoxR family ATPase, with translation MNPVEFLAERMVANVEKVIIGKRAEVKSTLIGLLCEGHLLIEDVPGVGKTMLARSIARSIGCSFKRIQFTPDMLPSDVTGVSVFNQRDREFEFRPGPIMAQIVLADEINRATPKTQAALLEAMEERQVTVDGITHLLQRPFLVLATQNPIEYEGTFPLPEAQVDRFMMRISLGYPTQADEIAILNSQQTHHPIEDIEQVISAEDLMAAQRAVKEVYMDDLIKEYIVLLTSATRKHPDVYLGASPRGSLALYKTSRARAAIESRNYVIPDDIKALADATLSHRLIISPSARIKNVDARAIVSEVLDSVPVPGTRVKTR, from the coding sequence ATGAACCCAGTCGAATTCCTGGCCGAGCGCATGGTTGCCAATGTGGAAAAAGTCATCATCGGCAAGCGCGCCGAGGTGAAGAGCACCCTGATTGGCCTGCTGTGTGAAGGGCACCTGCTGATTGAAGATGTGCCGGGCGTCGGCAAGACGATGCTGGCCCGCTCGATTGCGCGTTCCATCGGTTGCAGTTTCAAGCGTATTCAGTTCACTCCAGACATGTTGCCCAGTGACGTGACCGGCGTGTCGGTTTTCAACCAACGCGATCGCGAGTTCGAATTTCGCCCTGGCCCCATCATGGCACAGATTGTGCTGGCGGACGAGATCAACCGCGCCACACCCAAGACGCAGGCCGCGCTGTTGGAGGCGATGGAAGAGCGCCAGGTGACGGTAGACGGCATCACGCATCTGTTGCAGCGCCCGTTCCTGGTGCTGGCCACCCAGAACCCCATCGAGTACGAAGGCACGTTTCCGCTGCCCGAAGCTCAGGTTGACCGCTTCATGATGCGCATCAGCCTGGGCTACCCAACCCAGGCCGACGAGATTGCCATCCTGAACTCGCAGCAGACTCATCATCCCATCGAGGACATCGAGCAGGTGATCTCGGCCGAGGATCTCATGGCGGCCCAGCGAGCGGTCAAGGAGGTGTACATGGACGACCTGATCAAGGAGTACATTGTGCTGCTGACCAGCGCGACGCGCAAGCATCCTGATGTTTACCTGGGCGCCAGCCCGCGCGGCAGCCTGGCCCTCTACAAGACGTCTCGTGCCCGCGCCGCGATCGAGAGTCGCAACTACGTGATTCCCGATGACATCAAGGCCCTAGCCGATGCCACCTTGTCCCATCGCCTCATCATCAGCCCGTCGGCGCGTATCAAGAATGTGGATGCGCGCGCGATCGTGAGCGAGGTGCTCGATTCGGTGCCGGTGCCGGGCACGCGTGTCAAGACCCGCTGA
- a CDS encoding alpha/beta hydrolase, producing the protein MLVRDLQLNYQADGHGAAVLCLHGWASSLRMWQRTARRLAPAYHVISLDLPGFGDSSRPSPDFDFTAPSYAAVVSAFLAQMTQTPVVIVGHSMGGLIALQLALTYPDLVSGLVLSNPVITGNVGPGLGAFLRSRLGQHVLHLSQRSHLLARIGQQTFFADARFFRGAALRRNIVDLARAAPEAVAGSLRAILSSDLSAELSGIQAPTLVITGAHDLTVPVADARLAARRIPGAHLAHRATCQSFTHG; encoded by the coding sequence ATGCTTGTTCGCGATCTGCAATTGAACTATCAAGCCGACGGCCACGGGGCCGCGGTGCTCTGTTTGCACGGCTGGGCCAGCTCCTTGCGCATGTGGCAACGCACCGCCCGGCGCCTGGCGCCGGCCTATCACGTCATCAGCCTGGACTTGCCTGGCTTTGGTGATTCCAGCCGGCCCTCCCCTGACTTCGATTTCACGGCGCCAAGCTACGCGGCCGTAGTCAGCGCGTTCCTGGCGCAGATGACGCAAACGCCGGTCGTCATCGTGGGCCATTCGATGGGGGGGCTGATCGCCCTGCAACTGGCGCTGACCTACCCCGACCTGGTCAGCGGCCTGGTGCTCTCCAACCCGGTCATCACCGGAAACGTCGGCCCTGGGCTGGGCGCCTTTCTCCGTTCCCGCCTGGGCCAGCATGTGCTGCACCTCTCGCAGCGTTCGCACCTGCTGGCGCGCATCGGGCAGCAGACCTTCTTCGCCGACGCGCGCTTTTTCCGCGGCGCGGCCTTGCGCCGCAATATCGTTGACCTGGCCCGCGCCGCGCCGGAAGCCGTGGCCGGCAGCCTGCGGGCCATTCTCAGTTCTGACCTGAGCGCCGAGCTGTCGGGCATTCAGGCGCCCACCCTGGTCATCACCGGCGCGCACGACCTGACCGTGCCTGTGGCCGATGCCCGCCTGGCCGCACGGCGCATCCCTGGCGCACACCTGGCCCATCGTGCCACGTGCCAGTCATTTACCCATGGATGA
- a CDS encoding DUF58 domain-containing protein, with amino-acid sequence MMRRLWGILIGWLLSLAFALNTGRDLAWNIFYLITATILLSALWAYTNVNWVRVGRFTRARRAQVGKLAEEQFEVRNLSRLPKLWLEVRDFSTLPGHHASHVVSSLGGQRRQRWMVRTVCQQRGRFMLGPLTLSSGDPLGLFRFSRTLPATSPIVVYPITVDIPAFSPPIGILTGGDAMRRRTHYVTTNVSGVRDYEPGDSYNRIHWRSVARTGRLVVKEFELDPTADLWLIVDMDRSVQVAAPWQPVEHDEGPAILWRDSPRDITLAPSTEEYAVSVAASLARHFIMRNRSVGLVAHSRHREVLQADRGERQLTKILETLAVIETLGNIPFSQVLTGEGQSLSRHTTLIVITASPDPTWVAALRDLQRRGVYSVAVVIDAASFGPSLPSSTVVSELMASGIVSYLVKRDDLLNEALTLPTQART; translated from the coding sequence ATGATGCGTCGTCTCTGGGGAATTCTCATCGGCTGGCTGTTGAGCCTGGCCTTTGCGCTAAACACCGGGCGGGATCTCGCCTGGAATATCTTCTATTTGATCACTGCGACCATCCTGTTGAGCGCGCTGTGGGCCTATACCAACGTCAACTGGGTACGCGTGGGGCGTTTTACGCGTGCCCGCCGCGCCCAGGTGGGTAAACTGGCCGAGGAACAGTTCGAGGTGCGCAATCTGAGCCGGCTGCCTAAGCTATGGCTGGAGGTGCGCGATTTCTCGACCCTTCCCGGCCATCATGCCAGCCATGTGGTCAGTTCCCTGGGCGGACAGCGCCGCCAACGCTGGATGGTGCGCACGGTGTGCCAGCAGCGCGGGCGTTTCATGCTTGGCCCGCTGACCCTGAGCAGCGGCGACCCGCTGGGCCTGTTCCGCTTCAGCCGCACGCTGCCCGCCACTTCGCCCATCGTGGTCTATCCGATCACGGTGGACATTCCGGCCTTCAGCCCGCCCATTGGCATCCTGACCGGCGGCGATGCCATGCGCCGGCGCACGCATTATGTCACCACCAACGTCTCCGGTGTGCGCGACTATGAACCGGGTGACAGCTACAACCGCATCCACTGGCGGTCGGTGGCCCGCACCGGACGCCTGGTGGTCAAGGAGTTCGAGCTGGACCCCACGGCCGATCTGTGGTTGATTGTGGACATGGATCGCAGTGTGCAGGTGGCCGCGCCCTGGCAGCCGGTGGAGCACGACGAAGGCCCGGCCATTTTATGGAGGGACAGCCCGCGTGACATCACCCTGGCGCCGAGCACTGAGGAGTACGCGGTGTCGGTGGCCGCCTCCCTGGCCCGCCATTTCATCATGCGCAATCGCTCCGTGGGACTGGTGGCGCATAGCCGTCATCGTGAGGTGCTGCAGGCCGATCGCGGTGAACGGCAGTTGACCAAAATTCTGGAGACGCTGGCGGTGATCGAGACGCTGGGCAACATCCCCTTCAGCCAGGTGTTGACCGGCGAAGGCCAATCGTTGTCACGCCACACCACCTTGATCGTCATCACCGCCTCGCCCGACCCAACCTGGGTGGCCGCGCTGCGTGACCTGCAGCGCCGCGGCGTTTACAGCGTGGCAGTGGTGATTGACGCCGCCAGCTTCGGCCCCAGCCTGCCCAGCAGCACCGTCGTGTCCGAACTCATGGCCAGCGGCATCGTCAGCTACCTGGTCAAACGGGACGACCTCCTCAACGAGGCGCTCACCCTGCCAACCCAGGCGCGTACGTAA
- a CDS encoding CinA family protein, whose product MMNADTIEVKIGALLTTLGLTVALAESCTGGQIGDRLTDIPGSSAYFLGSAVTYAYSAKEHVLGVEHNTLLSKGAVSAEVARQMAQGARRAFGADIAVSVTGIAGPGGGTPDKPVGLAHLHLSAPDAEWAERHVWHADRVGNKRLSADAALAMILRYLEQQRPQRAADPGMPTEPLDAAAASARQTAAHSGDLRPPAAGAWTPAAVDAWRSPDAQVHPRAFSWRGEMHVVTATGRRWVERADDGIWHCVLVQTALGDTFELRYQPDSNRWVVSGAWLCPRLA is encoded by the coding sequence ATGATGAACGCAGATACCATCGAAGTGAAGATCGGGGCCTTGTTGACCACGTTGGGGTTGACGGTCGCCCTGGCCGAGTCATGCACCGGCGGTCAAATCGGCGACCGCCTGACCGACATACCCGGCAGCTCCGCCTACTTTCTGGGCAGCGCTGTCACCTATGCCTACTCGGCCAAAGAGCATGTGCTGGGCGTTGAGCACAATACGCTGCTGAGCAAGGGCGCGGTCAGCGCCGAAGTGGCGCGCCAGATGGCCCAGGGCGCGCGACGCGCCTTTGGCGCGGACATCGCCGTCTCGGTCACCGGCATTGCCGGGCCAGGCGGCGGCACGCCGGATAAGCCGGTTGGCCTGGCCCATCTGCATCTCTCCGCGCCCGACGCGGAATGGGCCGAGCGTCATGTCTGGCACGCGGACCGCGTCGGCAACAAGCGCCTGTCGGCTGATGCAGCCCTGGCCATGATTTTGCGCTACCTGGAACAGCAGCGGCCGCAACGAGCCGCGGACCCTGGGATGCCGACCGAGCCGCTGGACGCCGCCGCGGCCAGTGCCCGTCAGACGGCTGCACACAGCGGCGACCTGCGCCCCCCCGCGGCCGGCGCCTGGACACCGGCCGCCGTGGACGCCTGGCGCTCGCCGGACGCGCAGGTCCATCCACGCGCGTTTAGCTGGCGCGGCGAGATGCACGTGGTGACGGCTACCGGCCGCCGCTGGGTCGAGCGCGCGGACGATGGCATCTGGCATTGTGTCCTGGTGCAGACGGCCCTGGGCGACACCTTCGAGCTGCGCTATCAGCCCGATAGCAATCGCTGGGTCGTCTCTGGCGCCTGGCTGTGCCCGCGCCTGGCCTGA
- a CDS encoding HAMP domain-containing protein codes for MSIRFRLTVWYSALLGAMLLLFSFGLYSFLTNAILADVSNTLKGQGEQAAAVIELELDPMAAVRRDDTSLLPRVVFATQVYAQVLTPDGVIYQRSPNLKNMDQILPISQEMLDRNLKGQSGYYTLRQQGTPIHVYSMPIHHTNGDIVGVLQIGQSLVDMQNMLGRVRTALYLISVLGIIGTALGGALLARSALRPIDDITATARRIGRTENLAERIAIPDSGDEVSRLAETFNEMLTRLDHLFQTQQRLVGDVSHELRTPLTTIQGNLDLLKRGAIEDAELRQEALAEIETEARRMTRMVGDLLLLAQADAGHVLNRAPVELDTLLLDVFRQGVMMAQGQVELRLGHEDQAQIMGDVDRLRQLLLNLIDNAIKYTPAGGMITLALYRESAQVRIEVTDTGIGIAENDLPHIFERFFRADRARSRRLGGTGLGLSIVHWVAQAHGGDIEVRSELGKGSTFTLRLPLADGLPRSR; via the coding sequence ATGTCTATCCGCTTTCGCCTGACCGTCTGGTACAGCGCACTCCTGGGCGCCATGCTGCTGCTGTTCAGCTTCGGGCTTTATTCGTTTCTGACCAACGCGATCCTGGCCGATGTCAGTAACACCCTGAAAGGCCAGGGTGAACAGGCCGCAGCCGTCATCGAGCTGGAGCTCGACCCGATGGCGGCCGTGCGCCGCGACGACACCTCCCTGCTGCCGCGGGTCGTCTTTGCCACGCAAGTCTATGCCCAGGTTCTAACCCCCGACGGCGTCATCTATCAACGCTCGCCCAACCTGAAGAACATGGATCAAATCCTGCCTATCAGCCAGGAGATGTTGGATCGCAACCTGAAAGGGCAAAGCGGCTACTATACGCTGCGTCAACAGGGCACGCCGATTCATGTCTACTCCATGCCCATCCATCACACCAATGGGGACATCGTGGGCGTACTGCAGATCGGTCAATCGCTGGTTGACATGCAAAACATGCTGGGGCGGGTGCGCACCGCGCTCTACCTGATCAGTGTGCTCGGCATCATTGGCACTGCCCTCGGCGGCGCCCTCCTGGCGCGCTCGGCGCTGCGGCCCATTGACGACATCACCGCCACCGCGCGCCGCATCGGCCGCACCGAGAACCTGGCCGAGCGCATCGCCATCCCTGACTCCGGCGACGAAGTCAGCCGGCTGGCCGAGACCTTCAATGAAATGCTCACGCGCCTCGATCACCTGTTTCAGACACAGCAGCGCCTGGTGGGCGATGTGTCGCACGAACTGCGCACGCCGCTCACCACCATCCAGGGCAACCTTGACCTGCTCAAGCGGGGCGCCATCGAGGACGCAGAGCTGCGCCAGGAGGCCCTGGCCGAAATCGAAACCGAAGCCAGGCGCATGACCCGCATGGTGGGCGATCTCTTGCTGTTGGCCCAGGCCGACGCCGGCCATGTCCTGAACCGGGCGCCGGTTGAACTCGACACCCTGCTCCTGGATGTTTTCCGCCAGGGCGTGATGATGGCCCAGGGTCAGGTGGAACTGCGCCTGGGGCACGAAGATCAGGCGCAGATCATGGGCGACGTGGACCGCCTGCGCCAACTGTTGCTCAACCTGATTGACAATGCCATCAAATACACGCCTGCGGGCGGCATGATCACCCTGGCGCTGTACCGTGAATCGGCGCAGGTGCGCATCGAAGTGACCGACACCGGCATCGGCATCGCCGAAAATGACCTGCCGCACATCTTCGAGCGTTTCTTCCGGGCCGATCGCGCCCGTTCCCGCCGCCTGGGGGGCACCGGCCTGGGTCTCTCCATCGTTCACTGGGTGGCGCAGGCGCATGGCGGCGACATCGAAGTACGCAGCGAGTTGGGCAAAGGCAGCACCTTCACCCTGCGCCTGCCGCTGGCAGACGGGCTTCCGAGGTCTCGGTGA
- the aroB gene encoding 3-dehydroquinate synthase has translation MTPDSRNIVLTGFMGTGKSSVGRYVAARLRRPFVDMDALIEERQGQTVAAIFAVEGETTFRRYESDMVHELTAQTGLVIATGGGALVNPANREALLATGAVICLQADADEVLRRVGSNGTRPLLNVENPRQHIEHLLTQRAPAYGAIPLQLDTLGLSVAAVGERVIALALGLVEGECFALPVHAPGADYTIIIGDGVLARLPALLTDLPIGATAALVTNDTLAPLHSAAVMQALRAGGLAPRLCTMPDGESFKTLDTVRDLYAQFAQAELERQSAVIALGGGVVGDTAGFAAATYLRGLPFIQMPTTLLSMVDASVGGKVGVDLPGVGKNLVGAFKQPLLVLADTALLATLPPAEFRAGLAEVVKHGILAAPALFVDLEGVGPRSLPHLIAEAVRVKVNVVEADPFEQHVRAHLNLGHTFAHALELVSDFSIRHGDAVAIGLAAAAHLGVALGACDDALRDRIVHLLARLGLPVRIPASFTASAQQLLVAMGSDKKKKEGRLRFIIPRRIGQVEIFDHVPPALVLAAWREVGV, from the coding sequence ATGACCCCGGACAGCCGCAATATCGTCCTCACCGGCTTCATGGGCACGGGCAAGAGCAGCGTCGGGCGCTATGTCGCGGCCCGTTTGCGCCGCCCCTTCGTGGACATGGATGCCCTGATCGAAGAACGCCAGGGCCAAACCGTTGCCGCTATTTTTGCGGTCGAAGGGGAGACCACCTTCCGCCGCTATGAGAGCGACATGGTGCATGAATTGACCGCGCAAACAGGGCTGGTCATCGCCACTGGCGGCGGCGCGCTGGTCAATCCGGCCAATCGCGAGGCGCTGCTGGCTACCGGCGCTGTGATCTGCCTGCAGGCCGACGCAGATGAGGTGCTGCGGCGGGTGGGCAGCAACGGCACGCGGCCCCTGCTCAACGTCGAGAATCCACGTCAGCACATCGAGCACCTCCTGACCCAACGGGCGCCCGCGTATGGCGCCATTCCGCTGCAACTGGACACCCTGGGTCTGTCGGTCGCGGCCGTGGGTGAGCGGGTGATCGCGCTGGCGCTGGGCCTGGTTGAGGGCGAGTGCTTTGCGCTGCCTGTTCATGCGCCCGGCGCTGACTATACAATCATCATCGGCGACGGCGTCCTGGCGCGCCTGCCTGCGCTGCTGACCGACCTGCCCATCGGCGCCACCGCGGCGCTTGTCACCAACGACACCCTGGCGCCGCTGCACAGCGCCGCCGTCATGCAGGCTCTGCGGGCGGGCGGCCTGGCCCCGCGGCTCTGCACCATGCCCGATGGCGAGTCGTTCAAGACCCTGGACACGGTGCGCGATCTCTATGCCCAATTTGCCCAGGCTGAGTTGGAGCGCCAGAGCGCGGTCATCGCCCTGGGGGGCGGCGTGGTGGGCGACACGGCCGGTTTTGCCGCGGCGACCTACCTGCGCGGCCTGCCTTTCATTCAAATGCCCACGACTCTGCTCTCCATGGTGGATGCCAGCGTCGGCGGCAAGGTGGGCGTTGACCTGCCGGGCGTGGGCAAGAACCTGGTGGGCGCGTTCAAACAGCCGCTGCTGGTCCTGGCGGATACCGCGCTGCTGGCCACCCTGCCGCCGGCCGAGTTCCGCGCCGGCCTGGCAGAAGTGGTCAAGCACGGCATCCTGGCCGCGCCCGCTCTCTTTGTTGACCTGGAAGGGGTTGGCCCGCGCTCGCTGCCCCATCTGATCGCCGAGGCGGTGCGCGTGAAGGTCAACGTGGTGGAGGCGGACCCGTTCGAGCAGCATGTCCGCGCTCACCTGAACCTGGGTCACACCTTTGCGCATGCGTTGGAACTGGTGTCCGATTTCAGCATCCGTCATGGCGATGCAGTGGCCATCGGCCTGGCGGCCGCGGCGCACCTGGGCGTGGCGCTGGGCGCGTGCGACGACGCGCTGCGGGATCGCATCGTGCATCTGTTGGCACGACTGGGCTTGCCGGTGCGCATCCCCGCGTCATTCACGGCCAGTGCGCAGCAGTTGTTAGTTGCCATGGGCAGTGATAAGAAGAAAAAAGAGGGCCGTCTGCGCTTCATCATCCCGCGGCGCATCGGGCAGGTGGAGATCTTCGATCACGTCCCCCCCGCACTCGTGCTGGCCGCCTGGCGTGAGGTGGGGGTGTAG